A single region of the Lysinibacillus sp. B2A1 genome encodes:
- a CDS encoding class I SAM-dependent methyltransferase, with protein MVFIQGSNYLEFLAKFGVGGAHPGGINLSKELFKTESIQQTSHILDVGCGTGQTAAYLAAHFQANVTGIDINPIMIEKARRRMKKARLPVNIIQGSIVQTSLPNESFDLILAESVLAFVNQQLALQEIYRLLKKDGRFIAIEFTIPELLPSQLADDIQQFYGFDALLMKKDWIALLQQAGFHNIRIHKNKSISSKPEFYFSKDIESELYDIMDQHIAMNVKYEKILGYRIYSCTK; from the coding sequence GTGGTTTTCATTCAAGGTTCTAATTATCTCGAATTTTTAGCAAAATTTGGTGTCGGAGGCGCACATCCTGGCGGTATTAATCTGTCAAAGGAACTATTTAAAACAGAGAGCATTCAGCAAACCTCACATATTTTAGATGTTGGATGCGGTACAGGGCAAACGGCTGCCTATTTGGCTGCTCACTTTCAAGCAAATGTAACAGGAATAGATATCAATCCCATCATGATAGAAAAAGCTCGCCGAAGAATGAAAAAAGCACGTTTACCTGTCAACATCATACAAGGCTCTATTGTGCAAACTTCATTACCAAATGAGTCATTTGACTTGATACTCGCTGAATCGGTTCTTGCTTTTGTTAATCAACAACTTGCCTTGCAAGAGATTTATCGTTTATTGAAGAAGGATGGCCGCTTCATTGCCATTGAATTTACCATTCCCGAATTACTCCCCTCTCAACTAGCAGATGACATTCAACAATTTTACGGATTTGATGCTCTCCTTATGAAAAAGGATTGGATCGCCTTGCTGCAGCAGGCTGGTTTTCATAATATTCGCATCCACAAAAACAAATCTATCTCATCAAAGCCTGAATTTTATTTTTCCAAAGATATTGAATCAGAGCTATATGATATAATGGATCAACATATTGCCATGAACGTAAAATACGAAAAAATTTTGGGTTATCGTATTTACTCCTGCACAAAATAA
- a CDS encoding DUF418 domain-containing protein, with the protein MQTQQRLPFIDMLRGFAVLGTLGTNIWIFAYLGDLSYITTSKYSGWWSLNDFLRMVVLFLVNGKLLGLLTIMFGVGLQLKYQQALRKGKAWPSVYLWTIVFLGLEGLLHYTLVMEYDILMSYAITALIVAFIIRLGDKAMKWAFYLFGSFHVLMILLIFISSLQGAFVALNGMETVAALYENGTWLAQVQHRLTNFLFYRTEAIFIIPMNVFLFILGVKFMRNEVFSQTDKGRQARQKLFKIGVFIGIPLNLLIFIPGGLFDFPVRYLCAPILSIGYIGILGKLVEYKSLDWLWHRFADVGKMSLSCYVLQNVLASIIFYGWGLGLGGQLNSILIISIWLALACLQLALASFWQKQFHIGPMEWIRKKTIQAMTQH; encoded by the coding sequence ATGCAAACACAACAAAGACTTCCCTTTATTGATATGTTAAGAGGTTTCGCTGTCTTAGGGACTCTTGGCACGAATATTTGGATTTTTGCCTATCTTGGTGATTTATCGTATATCACAACGAGTAAGTATAGTGGTTGGTGGTCCTTGAACGATTTTTTACGAATGGTGGTATTATTTTTAGTCAATGGTAAGTTACTGGGACTGTTAACAATTATGTTTGGTGTAGGCTTACAACTAAAATATCAGCAAGCCTTGCGAAAAGGAAAAGCTTGGCCTAGCGTGTATCTTTGGACAATAGTCTTTTTAGGATTGGAAGGGCTACTTCATTACACACTTGTTATGGAGTATGATATTTTAATGAGCTATGCCATAACAGCTCTCATCGTTGCCTTTATTATCAGATTAGGCGACAAAGCAATGAAATGGGCTTTCTATCTTTTTGGTAGCTTTCACGTCCTTATGATTCTGCTTATTTTTATAAGCTCATTACAAGGGGCTTTTGTTGCCTTAAATGGTATGGAAACAGTTGCTGCACTGTATGAAAATGGCACATGGCTAGCGCAAGTACAGCATCGCCTGACAAACTTTTTGTTTTATCGCACGGAAGCTATTTTTATTATCCCCATGAATGTCTTTTTATTTATACTTGGCGTGAAGTTCATGCGTAACGAAGTTTTTTCACAAACAGACAAAGGACGTCAGGCTCGACAAAAGCTTTTCAAAATCGGTGTATTCATTGGTATCCCTTTAAATCTACTTATTTTTATTCCTGGGGGACTTTTTGATTTTCCTGTTCGTTATTTATGTGCGCCGATTCTATCGATTGGCTATATTGGAATTTTAGGTAAGCTGGTAGAATATAAGAGTCTAGATTGGCTTTGGCACCGCTTTGCAGATGTCGGCAAAATGTCTTTGAGCTGTTATGTCCTACAAAACGTGCTTGCATCTATTATTTTTTATGGCTGGGGGCTTGGCCTTGGTGGACAATTAAATAGCATTCTTATTATTAGCATTTGGCTGGCTCTAGCTTGCCTACAACTGGCTCTAGCGTCATTTTGGCAGAAGCAATTTCATATTGGCCCGATGGAATGGATTCGAAAAAAAACCATTCAAGCCATGACACAGCATTAA
- a CDS encoding DNA-binding response regulator: protein MIRVLLAEDQQMLRGALTSLLSFEPDIEVIAEVSDGQKAWNYIQQELPDVCLVDIEMPNLSGLELAEKIKQANLPCKVMIVTTFARPGYLQKAMDCEVHGYLLKDEPIDYLIATIRKIMQGEKVVSKDLAATLFMKEQNPLNEREIAVLQLVKEGLTTNEISKQLFLTKGTIRNYLSTSIQKLQVESRQQAAQVASEKGWL, encoded by the coding sequence ATGATACGCGTATTACTAGCAGAGGATCAGCAAATGTTACGTGGTGCCTTAACATCTCTGTTGTCATTTGAGCCTGACATTGAAGTAATAGCAGAGGTTTCAGATGGTCAAAAAGCATGGAACTACATACAACAGGAGCTACCAGATGTTTGCCTAGTGGATATTGAAATGCCTAATCTGTCAGGATTAGAGCTTGCTGAAAAAATTAAACAGGCCAACTTGCCCTGCAAAGTGATGATTGTCACAACTTTTGCACGCCCTGGCTATTTACAAAAAGCAATGGATTGCGAGGTACACGGCTATCTATTGAAGGATGAACCAATTGATTATCTAATTGCTACTATTCGGAAAATCATGCAGGGGGAAAAGGTTGTTAGCAAGGATTTAGCCGCTACCTTGTTTATGAAGGAGCAAAACCCTTTAAATGAACGAGAAATTGCGGTACTACAGCTTGTGAAGGAAGGCTTGACCACAAATGAAATTAGTAAACAATTATTTTTAACAAAGGGCACCATTCGTAATTATTTATCGACCTCTATTCAAAAGCTTCAAGTTGAATCTAGACAGCAAGCTGCTCAAGTTGCTAGTGAGAAAGGCTGGCTATAA
- a CDS encoding DNA-binding response regulator — translation MKKILLIEDEVSIAELQRDYLEINDFTVDIQHNGDDGLQQALQGDYDLIILDIMLPGMNGFEICKQIRAVNNIPILFVSAKKEDIDKIRGLGLGADDYITKPFSPSELVARVKAHLSRYERLATNQQTNHMLSIHGITIDTSARKVFVNGKEIAFTTKEFDLLVFFVKHPNQVLSKEQLYERNWGYESAADVSTVTVHIRKLREKIERDPAQPKFLETVWGAGYRLNV, via the coding sequence ATGAAAAAAATACTGCTAATTGAAGATGAAGTGAGCATAGCGGAGCTCCAACGTGATTATCTAGAGATTAATGATTTTACAGTAGACATTCAACATAATGGAGATGATGGACTACAGCAGGCATTACAGGGTGATTATGATTTAATTATTTTGGATATTATGCTTCCTGGGATGAATGGCTTTGAAATTTGTAAACAGATTCGTGCAGTGAACAACATCCCCATCTTATTTGTGTCGGCTAAAAAAGAGGATATTGATAAAATCAGAGGGCTTGGTTTAGGAGCAGATGATTATATTACCAAGCCATTTAGTCCAAGTGAGCTTGTTGCAAGGGTCAAGGCACATTTATCAAGATATGAGCGTCTAGCCACAAACCAACAAACGAACCATATGCTGTCCATCCATGGCATTACAATCGATACATCTGCCAGAAAGGTCTTCGTGAATGGTAAAGAAATTGCCTTTACTACAAAGGAATTTGATTTGCTCGTGTTTTTTGTCAAACATCCAAATCAAGTATTAAGTAAAGAGCAGTTATATGAAAGAAACTGGGGTTATGAATCAGCTGCGGATGTTTCAACCGTTACTGTGCATATTCGAAAGCTACGTGAAAAAATTGAACGTGATCCAGCACAGCCGAAGTTTTTGGAAACAGTGTGGGGCGCAGGTTACCGCTTAAATGTTTAA
- a CDS encoding two-component sensor histidine kinase yields MSIKTRFLLSYVGVIIIAITLLLASVFLFSFAITGDVKAIEHFYKKSYVQKPLTTVEENAFLDLKLLAKNNPQQLLDIEQLQKIKAPSIEIVVRKDHQIVYASQKDHEKILLKSLPGFEATNINSRDTILINQAFYTYVKFDFYFPDKTEGSIFVLREVSSHAELTRELLPILLGILFLLFMMIIGLLNYLVSRSIINPIIALKEGAERIKSGDLNFDITSRSTDEIGQLNRSFEEMRAKLKESVQLQLQYEENRKELLSNISHDLKTPMTSIIGYVEGIKDGVANTEEKMDKYLTTIYTKAKDMDVLIDELFLFSKLDLKKIPFQVESVNLHQYMLDYVEDASFDFIARDIHIQYISAGSPLFAMADRDKLRRVLSNLLSNSEKYMDKSYKQIIISLHERVDDAIIQVTDNGTGIDPKALPHIFDRFYRAEPSRNSQTGGSGLGLAIAKQIVLEMDGDIWVESELTKGTSIFISLKKAEERVRDYEKNTAN; encoded by the coding sequence ATGTCCATTAAAACGAGGTTTTTGCTATCTTATGTAGGGGTTATTATTATTGCTATCACGCTCTTATTGGCATCGGTTTTTCTTTTTTCCTTTGCGATAACAGGTGATGTGAAAGCAATTGAGCATTTTTACAAAAAATCGTATGTGCAAAAACCTTTGACGACGGTAGAAGAAAATGCTTTTTTAGATTTAAAACTACTGGCAAAAAATAATCCCCAGCAGTTATTAGACATCGAGCAGCTACAAAAAATAAAGGCACCATCTATTGAAATCGTTGTGCGAAAAGATCATCAAATTGTTTATGCATCACAGAAAGATCATGAGAAAATATTGCTTAAAAGTTTACCTGGTTTTGAAGCGACCAATATTAATTCACGCGACACTATACTGATTAATCAAGCATTTTATACGTACGTTAAGTTCGATTTTTATTTTCCTGATAAAACAGAGGGGAGTATTTTTGTTTTGAGAGAGGTTAGTTCTCATGCGGAATTAACACGAGAGCTTTTACCTATTCTTTTAGGTATTTTATTTCTATTATTTATGATGATAATTGGCTTGTTAAATTATTTAGTATCCAGAAGTATTATTAATCCTATCATAGCTTTAAAGGAAGGTGCTGAACGGATTAAGTCTGGGGATTTAAATTTTGATATTACTTCCCGTTCGACTGATGAAATTGGTCAGCTCAATCGATCATTTGAGGAAATGAGAGCAAAGCTAAAAGAATCTGTTCAACTTCAGCTTCAATATGAAGAAAATCGTAAAGAATTATTATCAAATATTTCCCATGATTTAAAAACGCCGATGACTTCTATTATTGGCTATGTGGAGGGTATTAAAGATGGCGTGGCGAATACAGAAGAAAAAATGGATAAATATTTAACAACTATCTATACAAAAGCAAAGGACATGGATGTATTAATTGATGAGCTCTTCTTATTTTCTAAATTGGACCTAAAGAAGATTCCTTTTCAAGTGGAAAGTGTGAATCTTCATCAATACATGCTTGATTATGTAGAGGATGCTAGCTTTGACTTTATTGCAAGAGACATTCATATACAATATATTTCAGCAGGTTCACCTCTTTTTGCGATGGCTGATCGTGATAAATTAAGACGTGTACTGTCGAATTTATTAAGCAATAGCGAAAAATATATGGATAAATCATATAAGCAAATCATTATTTCCCTGCATGAGCGAGTAGATGATGCGATTATACAAGTAACAGATAATGGTACAGGAATAGACCCTAAGGCTTTACCTCATATTTTTGATCGTTTTTACCGTGCGGAGCCCTCTCGAAATTCACAAACAGGAGGAAGTGGCTTAGGGTTAGCCATTGCGAAACAAATCGTCCTTGAAATGGATGGCGATATTTGGGTGGAGAGCGAATTAACAAAGGGGACCAGCATTTTTATTTCACTGAAAAAGGCTGAGGAGAGGGTGAGAGATTATGAAAAAAATACTGCTAATTGA